Genomic DNA from Arthrobacter sp. B1I2:
GCAACGAACGCATCGGCTCATCGGTGCTGATAAAGGTGGCGTCCAGGGGAGGGCTGTCCAATATTGCGGCAACGATGTAGGAGCGGTGTGGCTGGCACAGTGTTTCGAACCGGCCATGGTCGCCGAAAGGCACGTTCGTGGCCACAATGGCATCGCCGGCCAGCACCGTTCCGTTCCCGGTGGTCACTATCACCGGTGTTTGCTCCTGCAGATTGTTGGCGCGCGTCCCTTCGAAGACGAAGCTGCCGCCTCCATCCACTGCGGCGGCCAGTCCATGGAGGTACTGCACCGAGTGAATCTGCGCCTGCCTGTCGAACCGGACGGCGCCGGCCACCGGGAACGGCAGGGGTACGTCGACCGTGAACGTGGCCGGAAGGCCGAGACTGGCGGCAAGTTCTGCTTCTGCGCGTACCTCCGGCAGGGCGTCCGCACTCCCGGCGAAGGTGTAGTTTGCAACCCGGCGGAAACCGCAGGAAATGTTTTCTGCCGCCACCACTTGGGCGATGTGCTCCACGGCAGCCTGGTTGGCGAGCCCATAGATGCCGGCGGCGCTGCGTCCATGGGTCCGGTCCAGAGCCGTGTATGCGAGGCGGTGCAGCGACGTCACTTTGCCGGTGGTATGGCCGGTGACGCCCGTACCGATCCGGCCGGCTTCCAGGACGGCCACCGAGCGGCCCGAACGCTTCAGGGCCAGTGCTGCCGTCAGACCGGCCACGCCGCCCCCGATCACCGCAACGTCCACTTCCACCGTGCCGCGCAGTTCCGGGAAGTCCGTGGCGCCGGCAGTTGCCAGCCATAGGGAGAGGAGTGCCCCTTCAGCTGAGCCCGCGGTGGTTGCATCCGGCATCGTGTGCTGCCTCCCAACGTTGTGGGATGATCATGCGCGCTTGCGCCGCGTAATTCAATCAGCCGCAGGGCCGGGCTGCGGCGGGCGACGTGCCGGTGCGCTAAAGTAGATCCATGCGTGCGATCCTTCTGCTTAGCTAGCCGCCGGGTGTCCCAGACTGTGGACAACTGAGCGGCGGCCCCTCCATGGCGAGGGGCTTTTGTGTGTCCGGGGCATGGCGCCGGGCCGGCAGCAGGAGGATCAGGCCGTTATGGCAGCACAGATGCCGTAACAGAACAGAAGAGGGCAGCAGTGGGCGTTCAGCCGGAGACAGAGACCGGAACAGCAACAGCAGTATCGGCGGAGCCTGAAGAGGGCACCTACAGTTTCACCGCCATGGAGGCCAAGTGGCCGCAGGTGTGGGAGGACCTCAACGTCTTCACCCCGGTGGATGACGGGTCCCGGGAGCGCCGCTACGTACTTGACATGTTCCCCTACCCGTCCGGCGACCTGCACATGGGCCACGCTGAAGCTTTTGCCATGGGTGACGTGGTGGCCCGCTACCTGCGCCAGAAGGGCTACGACGTCCTGCACCCCATCGGCTGGGACTCTTTCGGCCTGCCCGCCGAGAACGCCGCCATCAAGCGCAACGCCCACCCCAGTGAGTGGACCTACACAAACATCGACACCCAGGCGGCGTCCTTCAAGCGGTACGCGATTTCCGCCGACTGGTCCCGCCGCCTGCACACCTCGGACCCCGAGTACTACCGCTGGACCCAGTGGCTGTTCAAGCGCTTTTACGAGCGCGGCCTGGCCTACCGGAAGAACTCGCCGGTCAACTGGTGCCCCAAGGACCAGACGGTCCTGGCCAACGAGCAGGTTGTCAACGGCGCCTGCGAGCGCTGCGGCACCACCGTTACCAAGAAGTCGCTCAACCAGTGGTACTTCAAGATCACGGAGTACGCCGACCGGCTGCTGGACGATATGGAGGAGCTCCGCGGCCACTGGCCCGAGCGCGTGCTGGCCATGCAGAAGAACTGGATCGGCCGCTCCGAAGGAGCGCACGTCAACTTCGTGATCGAGGCCGACGGCGGCAAGCCCGCCAAGGACGTCACGGTCTTCACCACCCGGCCGGACACCCTGTACGGGGCGACGTTCTTCGTCGTCGCCGCCGACGCGCCGCTCGCCGTCGAACTGGTCACCGATGAGCATGCCGCCGCCCTGGACGCCTACCGCGAGCAGGTCAAGGCCCTCTCGGAGATCGAACGCCAGTCCACGGAGCGCGAAAAGACCGGTGTCTTCACCGGCCGCTACGCCGTCAACCCGCTGAACGGCGAAAAGCTGCCCGTCTGGGCCGCTGACTACGTCCTGGCCGACTACGGGACGGGCGCCATCATGGCTGTTCCCGCCCACGACCAGCGCGACCTCGACTTCGCCCGCGCGTTCGACCTGCCGGTCCGGGCCGTCCTGGACACCGGTGAAGAGGATCCGGCCGTCTCCGGCACCGCCACCGCGGGGGAGGGGACGCTGATCAACTCCGGTGAGCTCGATGGCCTGCCGAAGGCTGAGGCCATCCCGGCCGCCATTGCGATGCTGGAGCAGCAGGGCACGGGCGAGAAGTTCGTGAACTTCCGGCTCCGCGACTGGCTGCTG
This window encodes:
- a CDS encoding FAD-dependent oxidoreductase, with translation MPDATTAGSAEGALLSLWLATAGATDFPELRGTVEVDVAVIGGGVAGLTAALALKRSGRSVAVLEAGRIGTGVTGHTTGKVTSLHRLAYTALDRTHGRSAAGIYGLANQAAVEHIAQVVAAENISCGFRRVANYTFAGSADALPEVRAEAELAASLGLPATFTVDVPLPFPVAGAVRFDRQAQIHSVQYLHGLAAAVDGGGSFVFEGTRANNLQEQTPVIVTTGNGTVLAGDAIVATNVPFGDHGRFETLCQPHRSYIVAAILDSPPLDATFISTDEPMRSLLTVRLNGVTYLLAGGEGHPATQQVDPASRHARLAGYARSRFGAGAVAYRWSTQDNMPQDGLPYVGPLNPDSRHAFVITGLRKWGLTNGTAAALMLADLLDGTRNDWAPLFDSNRAPSRARTGPAGVPAAAAADDRDGEKTRPKDVALPVADLQPDDGTVIEAAGTNTAYYRDQAGGVHAVSAVCTHLGCTVGFNRGERTWDCPCHGSRFDVDGKVIQGPATEDLPPRPTP
- the leuS gene encoding leucine--tRNA ligase; translated protein: MGVQPETETGTATAVSAEPEEGTYSFTAMEAKWPQVWEDLNVFTPVDDGSRERRYVLDMFPYPSGDLHMGHAEAFAMGDVVARYLRQKGYDVLHPIGWDSFGLPAENAAIKRNAHPSEWTYTNIDTQAASFKRYAISADWSRRLHTSDPEYYRWTQWLFKRFYERGLAYRKNSPVNWCPKDQTVLANEQVVNGACERCGTTVTKKSLNQWYFKITEYADRLLDDMEELRGHWPERVLAMQKNWIGRSEGAHVNFVIEADGGKPAKDVTVFTTRPDTLYGATFFVVAADAPLAVELVTDEHAAALDAYREQVKALSEIERQSTEREKTGVFTGRYAVNPLNGEKLPVWAADYVLADYGTGAIMAVPAHDQRDLDFARAFDLPVRAVLDTGEEDPAVSGTATAGEGTLINSGELDGLPKAEAIPAAIAMLEQQGTGEKFVNFRLRDWLLSRQRFWGTPIPIIHCPSCGEVPVPDEQLPVTLPSDLRGEDLAPKGTSPLAAAESWVNVECPTCHGPAKRDTDTMDTFVDSSWYFLRFVSPQYTGGPFDPEKINDWMPVGQYVGGVEHAILHLLYARFFTKVIHDLGMLDADEPFSALLNQGQVLNGGKAMSKSLGNGVDLGEQLDKYGVDAVRLTMIFASPPEDDVDWADVSPSGSAKFLARAWRLAQDVTSEPGVDVTAGDRALRSVTHRTIADAAELLDANKFNVVVAKLMELVNATRKAIDSGAGAADPAVREAAEAVAVILSLFAPYTAEDMWNLLGHPASVANAGWPTHDPALLVQDTVTAVVQVQGKVRDRLEVSPDVSEDQLRELALASENVQRALDGRGIRTVIVRAPKLVNIVPA